Proteins encoded by one window of Cyanobium sp. NS01:
- a CDS encoding DUF3172 domain-containing protein — MTRAPRRYDDERPGAYRRADTRPTRPGDRFDDRAGPDRFRRDRAGRDSGRYESDRYEAELNRRRGGGGGGGGPGGGGPGGSGSGGGVPIQLNVASVAVLAGVLVVGIGIGTGISSTTQGNQGNIASSQQLDMAVPDPEFCRQWGASAFVMDIELYTTMNPSTSFVTQPALRPGCVIRRENWSVLEREGAVTAEQMRQCKQRMNTFAYVGSVKDQPIVRCVYQTDISENKFLTKGVADDTVGITPEADQF; from the coding sequence GTGACTCGCGCCCCCCGCCGCTACGACGACGAGCGCCCCGGCGCCTACCGCCGGGCCGATACGCGACCGACGCGACCGGGAGATCGCTTCGACGACCGTGCCGGCCCTGATCGGTTTCGCCGCGACCGTGCCGGGCGCGATTCCGGCCGCTACGAGAGCGATCGCTACGAGGCGGAGCTGAACCGCAGGCGCGGCGGCGGTGGCGGCGGCGGCGGACCCGGTGGTGGCGGGCCAGGAGGCAGTGGCTCGGGGGGCGGCGTGCCGATTCAGCTGAACGTGGCCTCCGTGGCCGTTCTGGCCGGTGTGCTGGTGGTGGGCATTGGCATCGGTACGGGCATCTCCAGCACCACCCAGGGCAACCAGGGCAACATCGCCAGCTCCCAGCAGCTCGACATGGCCGTGCCCGATCCGGAGTTCTGCCGGCAGTGGGGAGCCAGTGCCTTCGTGATGGACATCGAGCTGTACACCACGATGAACCCCAGCACCAGCTTCGTCACCCAGCCCGCGCTCAGGCCCGGCTGTGTGATCCGGCGGGAGAACTGGAGCGTGCTGGAGCGGGAGGGCGCCGTGACCGCCGAGCAGATGCGCCAGTGCAAGCAGCGCATGAACACCTTTGCCTATGTCGGCTCGGTGAAGGACCAGCCGATCGTGCGCTGCGTCTACCAGACCGACATCAGCGAGAACAAGTTCCTCACCAAGGGCGTGGCCGACGACACGGTGGGCATCACCCCTGAGGCCGACCAGTTCTGA
- a CDS encoding NAD(P)H-quinone oxidoreductase subunit M yields the protein MADSSSAATLLKSTTRHVRLFTARLEGQDLVPDPSQLTLDVDPDNEFVWEPAVLEKVQQHFRELVAAHAGAELSEYNLRHIGSELEGQIRQLLQAGELRYNPDCRVLNYSMGLPRTPDSP from the coding sequence ATGGCTGATTCCAGTTCCGCAGCCACGCTGCTGAAATCCACCACCCGCCACGTGCGCCTGTTCACGGCCCGGCTTGAGGGACAGGACCTGGTGCCCGACCCCAGCCAGCTCACCCTGGACGTGGATCCCGACAACGAATTCGTGTGGGAGCCGGCGGTGCTGGAGAAGGTGCAGCAGCACTTTCGCGAGCTGGTGGCGGCCCATGCCGGCGCCGAGCTGAGCGAATACAACCTGCGCCACATCGGCTCCGAGCTGGAGGGCCAGATCCGTCAGCTGCTCCAGGCCGGCGAGCTGCGCTACAACCCCGACTGCCGCGTTCTCAACTACTCCATGGGCCTGCCCCGCACGCCTGATTCCCCGTGA